In one Nocardioides sp. NBC_00368 genomic region, the following are encoded:
- a CDS encoding DUF1707 SHOCT-like domain-containing protein → MSNLDNLRVSEADREEASARLAEHYSTGRLSDDDYYERLDAVWSARVRADLEMLFTDLPKSAPQPPQVVHRPRRGGPRPFPLIACFLLVAIGLMVMGVPWWVFAATAVGALVFRNGRHHGHHHGHHHRHSHRSVH, encoded by the coding sequence ATGAGCAACCTCGACAACCTGCGGGTGAGCGAGGCCGATCGGGAGGAGGCGTCGGCGAGGCTCGCCGAGCACTACTCGACCGGCCGGCTCTCCGACGACGACTACTACGAGCGCCTCGACGCGGTCTGGTCCGCGCGCGTCCGCGCCGACCTGGAGATGCTCTTCACCGACCTGCCGAAGAGTGCACCGCAGCCGCCACAGGTCGTCCACCGCCCGCGCCGAGGCGGGCCGCGTCCCTTCCCGCTGATCGCCTGCTTCCTGCTCGTGGCGATCGGGCTGATGGTGATGGGCGTGCCGTGGTGGGTCTTCGCCGCGACCGCGGTCGGCGCGCTCGTCTTCCGCAACGGCCGCCACCACGGGCACCACCACGGGCACCACCACCGGCATTCCCATCGTTCCGTGCACTGA
- a CDS encoding AEC family transporter has translation MAGVFTGFATISVLIALGALLAQLKILDQHGQRTLSTLAFYVASPALLITVMDDSDLGFVFSGNLVAVAGAVLVSGTLIVVVARLRRRDLGTTVVATLCGCYANAGNLGLPIASYVLGDPVLVAPTLLLQMLVLQPLALVILDADASTTRLSFWAVLRRPLTNPITVASLIGVALSVTDLDLPTPVSDPLDLVAGMAVPSMLIAYGVALRLGPLPGRGVPPLDLAAVVATKQVVQPVAAYVIGRFLLGLDAEALLAVTVLSALPTAQNVFVVAQRYNRAVLLARDVIFVSTLATVPAILLVVVLLT, from the coding sequence ATGGCGGGAGTCTTCACCGGCTTCGCCACGATCAGTGTCCTCATCGCTCTCGGCGCCCTGCTCGCCCAGCTGAAGATCCTCGACCAGCACGGCCAGCGCACCCTCTCGACACTCGCGTTCTACGTCGCCAGCCCCGCCCTGCTGATCACGGTGATGGACGACAGCGATCTCGGCTTCGTCTTCTCCGGCAACCTGGTCGCCGTCGCCGGCGCGGTGCTGGTCTCGGGCACGCTGATCGTCGTCGTCGCACGCCTGCGCCGCCGCGACCTGGGCACCACGGTGGTCGCGACGCTGTGCGGCTGCTACGCCAACGCCGGCAACCTCGGCCTCCCGATCGCGTCGTACGTCCTGGGCGACCCGGTCCTGGTCGCACCCACGCTGCTGCTGCAGATGCTCGTGCTCCAGCCGCTCGCGCTGGTGATCCTCGACGCCGACGCGAGCACGACGAGGCTCTCGTTCTGGGCGGTCCTGCGCCGCCCGCTGACCAACCCGATCACGGTGGCCTCCCTGATCGGGGTGGCGCTCTCGGTCACCGACCTCGACCTGCCGACTCCGGTCTCCGACCCGCTGGACCTGGTCGCCGGGATGGCGGTTCCGTCGATGCTGATCGCCTACGGGGTCGCGCTCCGGCTCGGCCCGCTGCCCGGGCGCGGGGTGCCGCCGCTGGACCTGGCCGCCGTCGTCGCGACGAAGCAGGTGGTGCAGCCGGTGGCGGCGTACGTCATCGGGCGGTTCCTGCTCGGGCTCGACGCCGAGGCGCTGCTGGCGGTGACGGTGCTCTCCGCACTGCCGACCGCCCAGAACGTGTTCGTGGTCGCGCAGCGCTACAACCGGGCGGTGCTGCTGGCCCGCGACGTCATCTTCGTCAGCACTCTGGCCACCGTGCCGGCGATCCTGCTGGTCGTCGTGCTGCTGACCTGA
- a CDS encoding GntR family transcriptional regulator — translation MSLSSPETTPETTTIAERVYQALRSQIGSGELEPGAKVTERGMAERLGVSPTPVREAIRRLELDGLVERVGPRTTLVARIEEDASHDLAEVEVALRGLAARFAARHATDEELDELDLLLDEADDLVILIRARHRDGRPVDKHADRFLDVLGRFNEQVNAAAHNPVLVRLLEQSRSLTRSRQREISRAHLLAGDEFGADRYAEHRALVLALRARDAVEAERIVTEHAARGLLDLRREQ, via the coding sequence ATGTCGCTCTCCTCCCCCGAGACCACCCCGGAGACCACGACCATCGCCGAGCGCGTCTACCAGGCGTTACGCAGCCAGATCGGCTCCGGTGAGCTCGAGCCGGGCGCCAAGGTGACCGAGCGCGGGATGGCCGAGCGTCTCGGCGTCAGTCCGACCCCGGTCCGCGAGGCGATCCGGCGGCTCGAGCTCGACGGCCTCGTGGAGCGGGTGGGGCCGCGTACGACCCTGGTGGCCCGGATCGAGGAGGACGCCAGTCACGACCTGGCCGAGGTGGAGGTCGCGCTGCGTGGCCTGGCCGCCCGGTTCGCCGCGAGACACGCCACCGACGAGGAGCTCGACGAGCTCGACCTGCTGCTCGACGAGGCCGACGACCTGGTGATCCTGATCCGGGCACGCCACCGCGACGGCCGGCCGGTCGACAAGCACGCCGACCGCTTCCTCGACGTGCTCGGCCGGTTCAACGAGCAGGTCAACGCCGCGGCCCACAACCCGGTTCTCGTACGCCTCCTGGAGCAGTCCCGCTCGCTGACCCGGTCGCGCCAGCGGGAGATCTCCCGGGCGCACCTGCTCGCCGGCGACGAGTTCGGCGCCGACCGCTACGCCGAGCACCGCGCCCTCGTGCTCGCCCTGCGCGCCCGCGACGCCGTCGAGGCCGAGCGCATCGTCACCGAGCACGCCGCCCGCGGACTCCTCGACCTGCGCCGCGAGCAGTAG
- a CDS encoding MFS transporter, with amino-acid sequence MSTTIPTAAPRQLGPRRITLLVALAVFAQESMWNFYDSQVPPLLREHLASAALVGFIMGMDNLLGIFIQPWMANRSDRTRTRWGRRMPYLAVGMPLAALLFVILPHTADALPLLIVVIVAFALVSNSFKPIGEALVPDFIAPERRSRANAAVKIASSLTVIVAALVSILLVDDHPALAFAVVALITLVSVTVLCLSIRDSSSPGYRAAVAEDAAEVAAEESTAVGQARIRDTVREIVRDPDRSRLLLIVAILVFGSAWAGSRALVTPYGMETLGMSRGDAGGLTLPSGVAFLLAAYPTALFAERFGRLRTMIAGMAVFAAAMLLGTLVQTPTGTVVAFCIGAAGASAFLVNAVVVLWNLAPSARVFGTYAALYAVGWQAGAFLGPALIGGAVDVLGWPTMLLDIAVVAAVAVVIVVRIDRLQRRSDAEKVV; translated from the coding sequence GTGAGCACCACCATCCCCACCGCAGCACCACGGCAGCTCGGGCCTCGCCGGATCACCCTCCTCGTCGCGCTGGCGGTCTTCGCCCAGGAGTCGATGTGGAACTTCTACGACAGTCAGGTGCCGCCGCTGCTGCGCGAGCACCTGGCCAGCGCCGCCCTGGTCGGCTTCATCATGGGCATGGACAACCTGCTCGGCATCTTCATCCAGCCGTGGATGGCCAACCGGTCCGACCGGACGCGGACACGCTGGGGACGGCGGATGCCCTACCTCGCCGTCGGGATGCCGCTCGCGGCGCTGTTGTTCGTGATCCTGCCGCACACCGCGGACGCACTGCCGCTGCTGATCGTCGTGATCGTCGCGTTCGCGCTGGTGTCGAACTCGTTCAAGCCGATCGGAGAGGCGCTGGTTCCGGACTTCATCGCTCCGGAACGCCGCAGCCGGGCCAACGCCGCGGTCAAGATCGCCTCCAGCCTCACCGTGATCGTGGCCGCGCTGGTCAGCATCCTGCTGGTCGACGACCACCCGGCGCTCGCCTTCGCCGTCGTCGCGCTGATCACCCTCGTCTCGGTCACCGTGCTGTGCCTCTCGATCCGGGACAGCTCCTCGCCCGGCTACCGGGCAGCGGTGGCCGAGGACGCGGCCGAGGTCGCTGCAGAGGAGTCGACCGCCGTCGGACAGGCGCGCATCCGCGACACCGTCCGCGAGATCGTGCGCGACCCCGACCGCAGCCGGCTGCTGCTGATCGTGGCGATCCTGGTCTTCGGCAGCGCCTGGGCCGGCTCGCGTGCGCTGGTCACGCCCTACGGCATGGAGACTCTCGGGATGTCGCGCGGTGACGCCGGCGGGCTCACCCTGCCGAGCGGGGTCGCGTTCCTGCTCGCCGCCTATCCGACGGCCCTGTTCGCCGAGCGCTTCGGCCGGCTGCGCACCATGATCGCCGGGATGGCGGTCTTCGCGGCCGCCATGCTTCTCGGCACCCTGGTGCAGACCCCGACCGGCACCGTCGTGGCCTTCTGCATCGGCGCGGCCGGTGCCTCGGCGTTCCTGGTCAACGCCGTCGTCGTGCTGTGGAACCTGGCGCCCTCGGCACGGGTCTTCGGGACGTACGCGGCGCTCTATGCGGTGGGCTGGCAGGCCGGCGCCTTCCTCGGGCCGGCGCTGATCGGCGGGGCCGTGGACGTGCTGGGCTGGCCGACGATGCTGCTCGACATCGCCGTCGTCGCCGCGGTCGCGGTCGTCATCGTGGTGCGGATCGACCGGCTCCAGCGGCGCAGCGACGCCGAGAAGGTGGTGTGA
- a CDS encoding phosphoglycerate dehydrogenase — translation MIAVPRILITTDYLRPGDEVDELLRSRGHQTRYPSGDLVADLAGVEGALVGHDRLTAEVLASADRLRAVVRTGVGYDAIDVEAAARAGITVSNLPGINANAVAEYTMGLLLASARRLVESAAGVAAGGWPRGDGRELRGSTLGLIGYGAAARAVMPLARAFGMRVLCTTGVPAAERADADVGFVELPELLAEADFVSVHTALTPRTRGLLDGAAFALMKPGAVLVNTARGAIVDEDALAAAVREGRIAGAALDVVGEEPLPAESPLRGVPGIYVHSHLAGQTAEARRAAGIEGARELLDALAGRPQHAVNAHLIEKRDNR, via the coding sequence GTGATCGCCGTGCCCCGGATCCTGATCACGACCGACTACCTGCGTCCCGGCGACGAGGTCGACGAGCTCCTCCGCTCCCGGGGTCATCAGACCCGCTACCCGTCCGGGGACCTGGTCGCGGACCTGGCCGGGGTCGAGGGCGCCCTGGTCGGCCACGACCGGTTGACCGCCGAGGTCCTCGCCTCCGCGGACCGTCTGCGAGCGGTCGTACGCACCGGGGTCGGCTACGACGCGATCGATGTCGAGGCGGCCGCGCGCGCCGGGATCACGGTCAGCAACCTGCCCGGGATCAACGCCAACGCCGTCGCCGAGTACACGATGGGGCTGCTCCTCGCCTCCGCCCGGCGCTTGGTCGAGAGCGCGGCCGGCGTCGCCGCCGGCGGCTGGCCGCGCGGGGACGGCCGCGAGCTGCGCGGCTCGACCCTGGGACTGATCGGCTACGGCGCGGCCGCCCGCGCGGTGATGCCGCTGGCCCGGGCGTTCGGGATGCGCGTGCTGTGCACGACGGGTGTCCCGGCCGCCGAGCGCGCCGACGCCGATGTCGGCTTCGTGGAGCTGCCCGAGCTGCTGGCCGAGGCCGACTTCGTGTCGGTCCACACCGCACTCACCCCGCGGACCCGCGGGCTGCTCGACGGCGCCGCGTTCGCGCTGATGAAGCCCGGCGCGGTGCTCGTGAACACCGCCCGGGGCGCGATCGTCGACGAGGACGCGCTCGCCGCCGCCGTACGGGAGGGTCGGATCGCGGGGGCCGCGCTCGACGTGGTCGGCGAGGAGCCGCTCCCGGCCGAGAGCCCGCTGCGCGGGGTGCCCGGGATCTACGTCCACTCCCACCTCGCCGGGCAGACCGCCGAGGCCCGTCGGGCCGCCGGCATCGAGGGAGCCCGTGAGCTCCTCGACGCGCTGGCCGGCCGCCCGCAACACGCTGTCAACGCCCACCTGATCGAGAAGAGAGACAACAGATGA